A DNA window from Acinetobacter sp. 10FS3-1 contains the following coding sequences:
- a CDS encoding patatin-like phospholipase family protein, whose amino-acid sequence MKFAHYAFIGCLGLSLAGCDKASKTPTATTPIKAREPVVAVALGGGGAKGFAHIGVLKVLESHGIKPKIVTGTSAGSFVGSLYASGKSPYQLQQIALNFKESDIRDLTLNRQGIIAGQKLQDYVNSQIANKPIEQFPIRFAAVATRLDNGRKADFIKGNAGQAVRASCSIPNVFVPAVIGGKKYIDGGLVSPIPVKTAKDMGADLVIAVDISARPDSSKAINMWGLLDQTINIMGQQSINEELKQATVVIQPQVGHIGTLDLKSSNATILEGEKAAQLKIRAIEKAIHDFKQSPAAFKPPRPARF is encoded by the coding sequence ATGAAATTCGCTCATTATGCTTTTATTGGCTGTCTTGGCCTAAGCTTGGCTGGCTGTGATAAAGCCAGTAAAACTCCGACTGCTACGACTCCGATTAAAGCGCGCGAACCGGTGGTCGCCGTTGCGCTTGGCGGCGGCGGAGCCAAAGGCTTTGCCCATATCGGGGTGCTGAAAGTCCTGGAGTCACATGGCATTAAACCGAAAATTGTCACTGGCACCAGTGCCGGAAGTTTTGTCGGCAGCCTGTACGCTAGCGGTAAGTCTCCTTATCAATTACAACAAATTGCACTGAATTTTAAAGAATCCGATATTCGGGATTTAACCCTGAACCGGCAAGGGATTATTGCGGGCCAAAAACTTCAGGATTACGTCAATAGCCAGATTGCGAACAAACCTATTGAACAGTTCCCGATCCGTTTTGCCGCAGTTGCTACCCGGTTAGACAATGGACGTAAGGCAGATTTTATTAAAGGCAATGCTGGACAAGCCGTTCGTGCCTCTTGCAGTATTCCGAATGTCTTTGTGCCTGCAGTCATTGGCGGCAAAAAATATATTGATGGCGGTCTGGTCAGCCCGATTCCGGTTAAAACGGCCAAGGATATGGGCGCCGATCTGGTGATTGCCGTAGATATTTCTGCCCGGCCGGACAGCAGCAAAGCCATCAATATGTGGGGACTGCTGGATCAAACTATTAATATCATGGGACAGCAAAGTATTAATGAAGAGCTGAAACAAGCGACCGTGGTGATTCAGCCGCAAGTGGGCCATATCGGCACGCTTGATTTAAAGTCCAGTAATGCCACCATTCTGGAAGGTGAAAAAGCCGCCCAGCTGAAAATTCGCGCCATTGAAAAAGCCATTCATGATTTCAAACAGTCTCCGGCTGCATTTAAACCGCCACGC